One Nocardioides dongkuii genomic window, CCACCCCTCTACGCCCGGGACGGGCGGCTGCTGAAGAGGAAGTACTTCGACCAGACCGAGGTGTTCTTCGACAAGCACGGCAACAAGGCGCTGGTGATCGGCCGGTTCGTGCCGTTCGTGCGGACCTTCATCACCGTGGTCGCCGGCGTCACCCGGATGGAGCGTCGCCGCTTCTTCCTGTGGAGCTTCATCGGCGCCCTCCTGTGGGTGCTGAGCATCACCGCGCTCGGCTACTGGCTGGGCAAGAAGGTGCCGTGGCTGGGCGACAACATCGACTACGCGATCATCGCGATCCTGGTCTTCGGCTCCATCCCCATGGTCTGGGAGTGGCGGCGGCACCGTCGTACGTCGGGGCCGGAGGCCGACGACAACGACCACGACGGGCGACCGGACCGCGACATCACCGGCGCGCCGGTGCCGCCGCGCACCGACACCCCCTGAGCCCTGGGGTCAGTCCTGGGGTCGGTCCTCGCGGAGGGCGGTCCGGCTGGAGCGGATCCGGATCAGGACGTACCAGCAGACGCCGGCCAGCACCGCGGCGATGACGACCCACTGGAAGACGCCGACGACCCCCTCGACCCGGTGCCACTGCTCGCCGAGCTGGTAGCCGGCGACCACGAAGGTCACGTTCCAGATCGTCGAGCCGGCCAGGGTGAGCAGCAGGAACTGCCCGAACGGCATCCGCTCCAGGCCGGCCGGGACGGAGATCAGGCTGCGGAAGATCGGGATCATCCGGCCGAAGAACACCGCCTTGCGGCCGTGCCGGGCGAACCATCGCTCGGTCTTCTCCAGGTCCTCGACCTTGACCAGCGGCAGGTGGCGCCAGATCCAGTACAGCCGGTCCCGGCCGATCACCATGCCGAGCACGTAGAGCGCGACCGCGCCGACCACGGACCCGGCGACGGTCCAGCCGATCGCCTCGGCGAGGGTGAACGAGCCGCGGCTCGCGGTGAAGCCCGCGAGCGGGAGGATGATCTCGGAGGGCAGGGGCGGGAACAGGTTCTCCAGCGCGATCGCCAGCCCGGCGCCGGGTGCCCCGAGCTGCTCCATCAGGTCGACGGCCCAGCCGGCGACCCCGGTGAGGTCCTCCCCGTCCCCGGCGCTCACCGCGCGGCGTTCCGCGCCGCGTCGAGCTCGGCCTTGGTGAGCACCGCGCGGACCTCCAGGCCGACGTCCGCGAGCGGGTTCTCGCCCTCGGGGCTGCGGTCGATCGCGCAGACCACGACCTCGACGATCGCCCCGGCCTCGCGCAGCGCCCGCGTCGCGTCGCGCACCGCCCCGCCGGTCGTGATCACGTCCTCGATGAGCGTCACCCGGCGCCCGGCGACGTCCCGGCCCTCGGCGAGCTTGCAGGTGCCGTAGGTCTTGGCCTGCTTGCGCACGAAGACCGCGGAGTGGCCGGTCAGGTAGCTCACCATCGTCGCGATCGGCACCCCACCCAGCTCCAGGCCGCCCAGCAGCTCGGTGTCGCTCGGCAGGATCTGCACCATCTCGCGCGCCACCCGGGAGAGCAGCGCGGCGTCGCCCTCGAAGAGGTACTTGTCGAAGTACTCGGTCGCCTGCTGGCCCGAGCGCAGCGTGAAGCTGCCCGTCAGCCGGCAGCAGGCGTCGATGTCGGAGGCGAGCTCGCGGTCCACAGTCGTCACCGGGCCATCATCGCGCACGGTGGAACCTGGCGTGCGGGGTGTCGGTTTCCCCGGTGATCCGGGGAAACCGGATGTTCTCGGCCAGAATTTCCCCTGAGAACGTCAGGCTCTCCCTGATCACCGGGGAATCGCCCCACCCGCCGTACCCTCGACCCATGCCTGGACGTCTGGCCCAGCGGCTGCGAGGGATCCCGCCGACGATCTTCACGGAGATGTCCGCGCTGGCGGTGCGGACGGGGTCGGTGAACCTCGGGCAGGGGTTCCCGGACGTCGACGGGCCGCCGGGCGTGATCGCGGAGGCGGTGCGGGCGCTGCAGGGCGGCCAGAACCAGTACGCGCCGGGCCCCGGCGTACCGGCGCTGCGGCAGGCGGTCGCGCGGCACCAGCAGCGGCACTACGGGATCGAGCTGGACCCCGACACCGAGGTGGTGGTGACCACCGGCGCGACCGAGGGGATCGCCGCCGCACTGCTTGGGCTGGTCGACCCCGGCGACGAGGTGGTCGTGCTCGAGCCCTACTACGACTCCTACGTCGCGATGATCCAGATGGCCGGAGCCGTACGGCGCCCGGTCACCCTCCGCGCCCCGCACTTCCGCCTCGACCCCGACGCGCTCCGCGCGGCCGTCACGCCGCGCACCCGGCTGGTGCTGCTCAACTCCCCGCACAACCCGACCGGCACCGTGCTGACCCGCGCGGAGCTGCAGGCGGTCGCCGACGTGGCGCTCGAGCACGACCTGGTCGTCGTCACCGACGAGGTCTACGAGCACCTCACCTACGACGCCGAGCACGTGCCGCTGGCGACCCTGCCCGGCATGGCGGAGCGGACGCTGACCCTGTCCAGCGCCGGCAAGTCCTACTCGTTCACCGGCTGGAAGGTCGGCTGGGCGACCGGGCCGCGCGAGCTCGTGGGGGCGCTGCTCGCGGCCAAGCAGTGGCTGACCTTCACCTCCGGGTCGCCGCTGCAGCCCGCCGTCGCGCACGCCCTCGACCAGGAGCCGGACTTCCCCCGGCGGCTCGCCGAGCAGCTGCGGGCCCGGCGTGACCTGCTGTGCGCCGGGCTCGCGGACGTCGGGATGACCGTGCGGGTGCCCGAGGGCACCTACTTCGCGACCACCGACGTCTCCGAGCTGGGCTGGGAGGACGGCCGGTCCTTCTGCCTGGCACTGCCGGAGCGGGCGGGCGTGGTGGCGATCCCGGCGCAGGTCTTCCACGACGACGTCGAGGCCGGCCGGCACCTGGTGCGCTGGGCGTTCTGCAAGGAGCCCGCGGTCATCCAGGACGGCCTGCGCCGGCTGGGCTCCGCCCGGCTGCACGCCTGAGCAGCCCCGGGCTCAGCCCCAAGGCTGGGTGGTGCCGGTGGGCAGCTCGCCCTGGCCCGGCTGCCCGCGCCGGGCGTACCACTCGTTGGCGCCGCCGGTGAAGAGCAGCACGATGACCGCGACCGCCGCGAGGAACGGGACCACGGAGACCACCGACCCGACCGTGGGCACGCAGACCAGGGCGGTGACCGCGGCGGAGACGACCAGCATGGTCCGGGCCACCTGCGAGCGGCGCATCGCCAGCACGGCGAGCACGAGCGCGACCAGCGCCCACAGCGCGAACGCCAGCGTCGTGACGATCACGATCGTGGCCAGCTCGTCGCCGGTGAAGTCCCGGATGTTCTCCTGGCGCAGCTGCTTCTCGATCTCGGAGACCATGTCGTCGCGCAGCACCAGCATCATCAGTGCGACCCCGCCGAACAGCAGGAACGCCAGCGCCGACATCACGATCGTCGTGATCGCGGCCGCCGTGACGGTGCCCGGACGCCGGTCAGGGTCGCCCGACGGCGCCGGCGGGCCGCCGTACGGCGGGGTCGGCTGCTGGCCGTAGGGGGACGACGACTGGCCGTACGGCTGCTGGCCGTACGGCTGCTGGCCGTACGGCTGGTCCGGCGGGTTCGAGTCGCTCATACCTCAGATCGTCCCACGACCGGCGTACCACCGGCGGACCTCGGGACGCGCCAGGAGCGCGGTGGTCACCGCGCTCCCGATCATGGGGACGAGGAGCGGGAAGCTGCCGACCAGGACGCCGGCGAGGCAGCCCGCGCCCGCGACCGCCGCGGAGACCAGCAGCGCCACCCGGGCCCAGCCGGCCCGGCGGAACGCGAACCAGGCGAAGACGGCGGCGACCGTGCACCAGACCACGAGGATCCCGGCCATCACGACCGTCGTGCCGACGAGCAGGTCCTCGGAGAGGTCCTCGGCCATCGCCGGCTCCTGGCGGCGCACCTCGTCCATGACCAGGTCGGGGGTCAGCAGGATGACGACCGCGGTGAGCAGCATCCCCACCGCGACCAGCCCCGCGAAGGTCCAGGTCAGCGCGCACGCCCAGACCACCGCCGGGGGACGGCGCTCGGGCCCGCCGACCTGGGTCGGCTGCCCCGGCTGGCCGGGCCGGCCCAGGGCCTCGGGGTGCGCCGCGGCGGCGGTGCCGAACCCGGGGTAGGCGCGGGCCTCGCCCTGCGGCGGGACGACGACCTGCGGCTGCGACGCCCCGGCGCTCCCGTGGGCGACCGGCTCGCGCACGTGCTCGTGCGTGGCGTGCTCGTGCGTGACCTCCGCGGGGCGCGACTCGGGGGTCGCGCGCTCGGGCTCGCGGCGCTCGATGCCGTCGAACCAGTCGCGCGAGGGCTGCATCCACAGCATCGCGACGGAGACCGCCACGACCGAGGACAGGAAGCCGCCCGCGACCAGCCCGGTGAGCAGCAGCGGCACCGCGAGCACCGAGAGCGCGATCCGCGCCGCCCGCGAGCGGCGCAGCACCTGGGTCCCCAGGATCACCGCCGCGGTGGCGCACGCCGCGGCGACCATCGACCCCACGCGCAGGATGTCGAGGACGCCGTTCACGCTCAGGCCGAGGCCCTCCCCGGGGGGATCGGCGAGGAAGTCCTCGACCGCCTCGCGGGTCTCCAGCGAGCGCAGCCCGGCGATCTGGTCGAAGACCGCGATGACCAGCAGCACCGACCCGGCCATGATGAGCGAGGCCGCGACGGTGACCTGGCGGGGACGGGTGCTGGCGGTGTCACTCATGCGGCCATTCCACCAGAGCGGCCCTCACGGCCCGACAGCCGTGTCAGGCCGCTCCGACGGGCTGCCCCGCCGTGAGCACCAGCCCGTCGGGCCCGCGGTCGACGTGGACCGTGCCCCCGTCGACGACCTCGCCGGCGATCAGCATCCGCGCGAGCGCGTCGCCGATGGCGGACTGGATCAGGCGGCGCAGCGGCCGGGCGCCGTACGCCGGGTCGTAGCCGGTGTCGGCCAGCCAGCGCTTGGCCTCGTCGGTGACCTCGATGCTGATCCGGCGGACGGCGAGCCGCTTCTCCAGCAGCGCGAGCTGCAGGTCGACGATCCTGGTGAGGTCCTCGAGGGTCAGCGCGTCGAAGGTGACGATCTCGTCGAGCCGGTTGATGAACTCCGGCTTGAACGTCGCGCGGACCACCGCCATCACCGACTCGCGCCGCTTCTCGGGGTCGAGGAGCGGGTCGACCAGGAAGGCGGAGCCCAGGTTGCTGGTGAGCACCAGGATGGTGTTCCGGAAGTCGACCGTGCGGCCCTGGCCGTCGGTGAGCCGACCGTCGTCGAGCACCTGCAGCAGGATGTCGAAGACCTCGGGGTGGGCCTTCTCGACCTCGTCGAGCAGCACCACGGAGTACGGCCGGCGGCGCACCGCCTCGGTCAGCTGGCCGCCCTCGTCGTACCCGACGTAGCCGGGAGGGGCGCCGACGAGCCGGGCGACCGAGTGCTTCTCGGAGTACTCGCTCATGTCGATGCGGACGATCGCGCGCTCGTCGTCGAAGAGGAAGTCGGCCAGCGCCTTGGCCAGCTCGGTCTTGCCGGTGCCGGTGGGGCCGAGGAACAGGAACGAGCCGGTGGGCCGGTTGGGGTCGGCGATGCCGGCCCGCGACCGGCGTACGGCGTCGCTCACCGCGGTCACGGCGGCCCGCTGCCCGATCAGGCGCTGGCCGAGCTCGTCCTCCATCCGCAGCAGCTTGGCGGTCTCGCCCTGCAGCATCCGGCCGGTGGGGATGCCGGTCCAGGCCTCGACGACCTCGGCGATCTCCTCCGCCCCGACCTCGTCGCCGACGAGGGGCTCGACGTCGTCCTTCTCGGCGCTCGTGGACGCCTCGATCTGCCGCTCGAGCTCGGGGATCCGGCCGTAGAGGATCTCGCTGGCCTTGCCGAGGTCACCCTCGCGCTGGAGCCGCTCGGCCTCGATCCGCAGCTGGTCGAGCTGACGGCGCAGCTCGCCCTCGCCCTCCAGCGAGCCCTTCTCGCGCTCCCAGCGCGCCTCGAGCCCGCGCAGCTCCTCCTCGTGGTCGGCGAGGTCGGCGCGGAGCCGCTCCAGCCGGTCGCGCGAGGCCGGGTCGTTCTCCTTCTCGAGCGCGAACTGCTCCATCTTGAGCCGGTCGACCTGGCGGCGGAGCTGGTCGATCTCCTCGGGGGAGGACTCGATCTCCATCCGCAGCCGGGAGGCGGCCTCGTCGACGAGGTCGATCGCCTTGTCCGGCAGCTGCCGCCCGGTGATGTAGCGGTCGGAGAGGGTCGCGGCCGCGACCAGCGCGGAGTCGGTGATCCGGACGCCGTGGTGGGCCTCGTACTTCTCCTGGATCCCGCGCAGGATCTGGACGGTGTCCTCGACGCTGGGCTCGCCGACGAAGACCTGCTGGAAGCGGCGCTCCAGCGCGGGGTCCTTCTCGATCCGCTCGCGGTACTCGTCGAGGGTGGTGGCGCCGACCAGGTGCAGCTCGCCCCGCGCCAG contains:
- a CDS encoding DedA family protein codes for the protein MVVVPLWSHALVPGLDWMDPQWLLERFGTEFLWISLLIIFIECGLFFPFLPGDTLLFALGIFIATERIDLFPGPPLAELAIVLALLTVAAFLGNVVGYEIGRKLGPPLYARDGRLLKRKYFDQTEVFFDKHGNKALVIGRFVPFVRTFITVVAGVTRMERRRFFLWSFIGALLWVLSITALGYWLGKKVPWLGDNIDYAIIAILVFGSIPMVWEWRRHRRTSGPEADDNDHDGRPDRDITGAPVPPRTDTP
- a CDS encoding DedA family protein gives rise to the protein MSAGDGEDLTGVAGWAVDLMEQLGAPGAGLAIALENLFPPLPSEIILPLAGFTASRGSFTLAEAIGWTVAGSVVGAVALYVLGMVIGRDRLYWIWRHLPLVKVEDLEKTERWFARHGRKAVFFGRMIPIFRSLISVPAGLERMPFGQFLLLTLAGSTIWNVTFVVAGYQLGEQWHRVEGVVGVFQWVVIAAVLAGVCWYVLIRIRSSRTALREDRPQD
- the pyrE gene encoding orotate phosphoribosyltransferase, translated to MTTVDRELASDIDACCRLTGSFTLRSGQQATEYFDKYLFEGDAALLSRVAREMVQILPSDTELLGGLELGGVPIATMVSYLTGHSAVFVRKQAKTYGTCKLAEGRDVAGRRVTLIEDVITTGGAVRDATRALREAGAIVEVVVCAIDRSPEGENPLADVGLEVRAVLTKAELDAARNAAR
- a CDS encoding pyridoxal phosphate-dependent aminotransferase, which codes for MPGRLAQRLRGIPPTIFTEMSALAVRTGSVNLGQGFPDVDGPPGVIAEAVRALQGGQNQYAPGPGVPALRQAVARHQQRHYGIELDPDTEVVVTTGATEGIAAALLGLVDPGDEVVVLEPYYDSYVAMIQMAGAVRRPVTLRAPHFRLDPDALRAAVTPRTRLVLLNSPHNPTGTVLTRAELQAVADVALEHDLVVVTDEVYEHLTYDAEHVPLATLPGMAERTLTLSSAGKSYSFTGWKVGWATGPRELVGALLAAKQWLTFTSGSPLQPAVAHALDQEPDFPRRLAEQLRARRDLLCAGLADVGMTVRVPEGTYFATTDVSELGWEDGRSFCLALPERAGVVAIPAQVFHDDVEAGRHLVRWAFCKEPAVIQDGLRRLGSARLHA
- the clpB gene encoding ATP-dependent chaperone ClpB, with amino-acid sequence MSQFGADKFTTRSREAIEAAQLAATTAGNSTTEPAHLLVALLLQEGGTTAALVTRAGADATALVREAAAVRDALPTASGATVQQPAASAALTRVLAKSMELARGMNDEYVATEHLLIALASVESPARKVLLDAGLTEEVLREGLVSVRGNRRVTSEDAESTYEALEKYSVDLTAAAEEGRLDPVIGRDAEIRRVVQVLSRRTKNNPVLIGEPGVGKTAVVEGLAQRVVAGDVPDSLKGRRVLSLDLAAMVAGAKYRGEFEERLKAVLEEIKDAGGQIITFIDELHTVVGAGAGGDSAMDAGNMLKPMLARGELHLVGATTLDEYRERIEKDPALERRFQQVFVGEPSVEDTVQILRGIQEKYEAHHGVRITDSALVAAATLSDRYITGRQLPDKAIDLVDEAASRLRMEIESSPEEIDQLRRQVDRLKMEQFALEKENDPASRDRLERLRADLADHEEELRGLEARWEREKGSLEGEGELRRQLDQLRIEAERLQREGDLGKASEILYGRIPELERQIEASTSAEKDDVEPLVGDEVGAEEIAEVVEAWTGIPTGRMLQGETAKLLRMEDELGQRLIGQRAAVTAVSDAVRRSRAGIADPNRPTGSFLFLGPTGTGKTELAKALADFLFDDERAIVRIDMSEYSEKHSVARLVGAPPGYVGYDEGGQLTEAVRRRPYSVVLLDEVEKAHPEVFDILLQVLDDGRLTDGQGRTVDFRNTILVLTSNLGSAFLVDPLLDPEKRRESVMAVVRATFKPEFINRLDEIVTFDALTLEDLTRIVDLQLALLEKRLAVRRISIEVTDEAKRWLADTGYDPAYGARPLRRLIQSAIGDALARMLIAGEVVDGGTVHVDRGPDGLVLTAGQPVGAA